Proteins encoded together in one Rossellomorea sp. y25 window:
- a CDS encoding YusG family protein, whose product MVLKPKKLDVTNRVTGKLKNGEVELYLDNQPIGRMALPLDGLSMEPNFEAKENKIYQSYTSTEGDQARYTDCDEGGWC is encoded by the coding sequence ATGGTGCTCAAGCCTAAGAAATTAGATGTAACCAACAGGGTGACAGGGAAACTGAAAAATGGTGAAGTAGAACTATATTTGGATAATCAGCCAATCGGCAGAATGGCTTTACCTCTTGATGGATTAAGCATGGAGCCAAACTTTGAAGCAAAAGAAAATAAAATTTATCAAAGCTACACTTCCACGGAAGGCGATCAAGCAAGATACACAGATTGTGATGAGGGTGGCTGGTGTTAG
- a CDS encoding thioredoxin family protein has protein sequence MEVSNTEALNDLIEGHTLEAVYLYTPMCGTCQVASKMIDVVEKLPQSFHFVKANLNYLPQFAEEQSIESVPCLLLFKDGVERERIYAFQSVPFLYESLNKITDR, from the coding sequence ATTGAGGTAAGTAATACCGAAGCATTAAACGATCTGATTGAAGGCCATACGCTTGAAGCCGTTTACCTTTATACACCGATGTGTGGCACCTGTCAGGTGGCAAGTAAAATGATTGACGTAGTGGAAAAGCTTCCGCAATCTTTTCATTTTGTGAAGGCCAACTTGAATTATTTGCCCCAATTTGCAGAAGAACAATCCATCGAAAGTGTACCCTGCTTGCTTTTATTTAAGGATGGAGTCGAAAGGGAGAGGATTTATGCCTTCCAATCCGTGCCATTTTTATATGAAAGCTTAAACAAGATCACTGATCGTTAG
- a CDS encoding toprim domain-containing protein, whose translation MMELDEKVIIVEGTTDKRKVKDIIKEPIEIICTNGTISITKMDELIDALLERDVYILVDADDAGEKLRKQFKREFPEAEHLYIDRMYKEVAAAPEYHLASVLIGANIDVHKEYLGKRMI comes from the coding sequence ATGATGGAACTTGACGAAAAAGTAATCATTGTCGAAGGAACAACTGACAAACGAAAAGTGAAAGATATCATCAAAGAACCGATTGAAATTATTTGTACAAACGGGACTATTAGCATTACGAAAATGGACGAACTCATTGATGCATTATTGGAAAGGGATGTCTATATCCTCGTAGATGCTGATGATGCAGGTGAAAAATTACGAAAGCAATTTAAACGTGAGTTTCCTGAAGCTGAACATTTGTACATTGATCGTATGTACAAGGAAGTGGCAGCAGCTCCCGAGTATCACCTGGCGTCTGTCCTGATTGGAGCCAATATAGACGTTCATAAAGAATATTTAGGAAAAAGGATGATCTAG
- a CDS encoding SCP2 sterol-binding domain-containing protein has protein sequence MRIYLEELVDQCHSRYHLRLLFPDSPFVLHFDCGSDLYGISISSKGCDVLDDLSEDAHFVIEGMEEKVVSLLTGEERLSQLIEAGALEIRGGYRPLLFVESVLWLTRSRGKEPVKV, from the coding sequence ATGCGAATATATTTAGAGGAATTAGTAGATCAGTGTCATTCAAGATATCACTTACGACTCTTATTTCCAGACAGCCCATTTGTTCTTCATTTTGATTGTGGAAGCGATTTGTACGGTATTTCTATTTCGAGCAAGGGATGCGATGTATTAGATGATTTGAGTGAAGACGCTCATTTCGTAATTGAAGGAATGGAGGAAAAAGTGGTTTCCCTACTCACAGGGGAAGAACGGTTGTCTCAACTGATCGAAGCTGGGGCACTTGAAATCAGAGGAGGGTATCGACCGCTTCTATTTGTTGAATCTGTCCTTTGGCTTACGAGGTCAAGGGGAAAAGAGCCGGTGAAAGTTTAA